In one Geoglobus acetivorans genomic region, the following are encoded:
- a CDS encoding IS481 family transposase has translation MKLDEKAIKWIIREKEKGTPTKEIAEIENITPRRVNQIYKQYKDTGEIPKPKKPGRPKKELSEEEIEAIKEAYEEYRCNAVVLQTILKERGYRISKNKIHEVLRMNGYAKEEKNKKKRKKWIRYERKHSMELWHADWFFYNGKWIIAYLDDASRLITGYGVFDKATSENAIKVLKEAMDDYGRPESILTDRGTQFYASAGEKKAKGVSKFEKFLAENEIKHIVGRVNHPQTNGKIERFYGTLEAKIKYFDTVDEFMEWYNHKRPHMSLNLDELETPYKAFLRKLTPERILSYSWRWFDGGK, from the coding sequence GTGAAACTTGACGAGAAAGCGATAAAATGGATTATCAGAGAGAAAGAGAAGGGTACACCGACAAAGGAGATAGCAGAGATCGAAAACATAACACCAAGAAGAGTAAATCAGATCTACAAGCAATACAAAGATACTGGAGAAATACCAAAGCCAAAGAAACCAGGTAGACCTAAAAAAGAACTATCAGAAGAAGAAATAGAAGCCATAAAAGAAGCCTATGAAGAGTACAGGTGTAATGCAGTAGTTCTCCAAACAATCTTAAAGGAAAGAGGTTACAGAATAAGCAAGAACAAAATACACGAAGTGTTGAGAATGAACGGCTATGCTAAGGAGGAGAAGAACAAGAAAAAGCGTAAAAAGTGGATAAGGTATGAGAGAAAGCACTCTATGGAATTATGGCATGCAGACTGGTTTTTCTATAACGGGAAGTGGATAATTGCTTATCTGGACGATGCTTCCCGTCTGATTACTGGTTACGGAGTATTTGATAAAGCAACATCTGAGAATGCCATAAAAGTGCTAAAAGAAGCCATGGATGATTATGGCAGGCCGGAATCAATCCTGACGGATAGAGGTACTCAGTTCTACGCATCTGCAGGGGAGAAGAAGGCTAAAGGAGTATCTAAATTTGAGAAATTCCTTGCAGAGAATGAAATTAAGCATATTGTGGGTAGGGTGAATCACCCACAAACGAATGGAAAGATAGAGAGGTTCTATGGAACGCTGGAAGCTAAAATCAAGTATTTCGATACAGTAGATGAATTCATGGAGTGGTACAATCACAAAAGACCCCACATGAGTCTCAACTTAGATGAACTGGAGACTCCCTATAAAGCATTTTTGAGAAAGTTGACTCCTGAGAGAATATTGAGTTATTCGTGGAGGTGGTTTGATGGTGGGAAATGA